The Leucobacter viscericola genome includes a window with the following:
- a CDS encoding acetyl-CoA C-acyltransferase, with protein sequence MEETVIVAGARTPIGKLLGGLASVAAPELGAHAIREALARAGVSAADVEEVLMGNVVQAGVGPNPARQAALSAGIGLSTPAATLNKLCPSGLATITALDRSIRLGERRVAVAGGFESMTQAPHLVRGARAGFSYGDGAFEDALNRDALFCAIDHCIMGEGTEKHQEPYGLSREELDSFSAESHHRAAAAREAGYLAEEIVPIEVPGRRGAVTVADDEGIREGTTAESLARLRPAFAKNGIITAGSSSQLSDGGCALVLMSRAEADRRGLPWLARVLGGSAVAGPDTSLLLQPARAIEAACAAAGVSVADLDLLEMNEAFAGVTLLSARELNVDLDRVNVNGGAIALGHPVGMSGARIVLTLAMELRRRGGGIGAAGLCGGGGQGDALVIEVPAG encoded by the coding sequence GTGGAAGAGACCGTCATTGTTGCTGGTGCCCGCACGCCGATCGGCAAGCTTTTGGGAGGCCTCGCTTCCGTGGCGGCCCCCGAACTGGGTGCTCACGCGATTCGCGAAGCGCTCGCGCGAGCGGGAGTATCCGCGGCGGACGTCGAGGAAGTGCTCATGGGTAACGTGGTGCAGGCTGGAGTCGGCCCAAACCCGGCCCGACAGGCGGCACTCTCCGCTGGAATCGGACTGAGCACCCCTGCGGCGACGCTGAACAAGCTCTGCCCATCGGGGCTCGCAACCATCACCGCGCTTGATCGCTCGATCCGACTTGGCGAGCGTCGTGTCGCTGTTGCGGGTGGTTTTGAGTCCATGACACAGGCCCCGCATCTCGTGCGGGGCGCTCGCGCCGGGTTCAGCTACGGTGATGGCGCCTTTGAAGATGCGCTCAACCGAGACGCCCTGTTCTGTGCCATCGACCACTGCATTATGGGGGAGGGGACCGAGAAGCATCAGGAGCCCTACGGCCTGAGCCGCGAAGAACTCGACAGCTTTTCTGCCGAGTCGCACCACCGGGCTGCTGCTGCACGTGAGGCGGGGTACCTCGCTGAAGAGATCGTGCCGATCGAAGTGCCGGGCCGCCGCGGTGCGGTCACGGTGGCCGACGACGAGGGGATCCGGGAGGGAACTACCGCTGAGTCGCTCGCGCGGCTGCGGCCTGCGTTTGCGAAGAACGGGATCATCACGGCGGGTTCGTCGTCACAACTTTCCGATGGCGGGTGCGCACTCGTGCTCATGTCGCGAGCGGAGGCCGACCGGCGGGGACTGCCCTGGCTCGCCAGAGTGCTGGGCGGATCCGCGGTTGCGGGCCCGGACACCTCCCTGCTGCTGCAGCCCGCCCGTGCGATTGAGGCGGCGTGTGCTGCCGCGGGAGTCTCAGTTGCTGACCTTGACCTGCTCGAAATGAACGAAGCGTTCGCCGGCGTCACGCTGCTGTCTGCTCGAGAACTCAATGTTGACCTTGACCGGGTCAATGTCAACGGCGGTGCTATCGCGCTGGGGCATCCCGTCGGCATGAGCGGGGCTCGCATCGTGCTCACACTCGCCATGGAGCTCCGCCGCAGAGGCGGGGGGATCGGCGCGGCCGGACTCTGCGGGGGCGGCGGTCAGGGTGACGCGCTTGTCATAGAGGTGCCCGCGGGCTGA
- a CDS encoding cupin domain-containing protein — protein MPNSVVDLQAKLDLFSEHWSPKRVAQLNDYDIKVVKLQGEFVWHSHDDTDELFLVIAGQLTIQLRDRDVHLGPGQLYVVPKGVEHCPRADEEVHALLMEPAGVVNTGDAGGELTATVEDI, from the coding sequence ATGCCCAACAGTGTCGTGGATCTCCAAGCCAAGCTAGACCTCTTCTCCGAGCACTGGTCGCCCAAGCGCGTCGCGCAGCTCAATGATTATGACATTAAGGTCGTCAAGCTGCAGGGTGAGTTTGTGTGGCACAGCCACGATGACACTGACGAGCTGTTCCTTGTAATCGCGGGACAGCTCACCATCCAGCTTCGGGACCGCGACGTGCATCTCGGCCCGGGGCAACTGTACGTCGTGCCTAAGGGTGTCGAGCACTGCCCGCGCGCCGATGAAGAAGTGCACGCCCTGCTGATGGAGCCCGCGGGGGTCGTCAACACCGGCGACGCGGGTGGTGAGCTCACCGCGACTGTCGAAGATATCTAG
- a CDS encoding TetR/AcrR family transcriptional regulator encodes MPTTRDALRRGTRAGVLTVATELFRDRGFEATTIRDIAELAQVSVGTVMSVGDKSALLVQIFDEGIERLHVQRDASHLVETRGSTGSCAESVFELLQPFVRLFAGQADLARSYASILVAGKHSSKVFAELATVLRQEIQTVVSCQHGGCASDPEARAVAIYFAYIGMLFTWSADGSVAGDVASPSEAAGLSDLLRTTLAESCTCKEETR; translated from the coding sequence ATGCCCACCACTAGAGATGCCTTGCGACGCGGCACCCGAGCTGGGGTACTCACCGTAGCAACCGAACTTTTTCGGGATCGTGGGTTTGAAGCCACGACAATTCGCGATATCGCTGAGCTGGCCCAGGTCAGCGTTGGAACGGTGATGTCGGTCGGCGACAAGAGCGCACTCCTTGTACAGATTTTTGACGAGGGTATCGAGCGCCTCCACGTTCAAAGAGACGCGAGCCATTTGGTAGAAACTCGGGGCTCAACCGGTAGCTGCGCGGAAAGCGTGTTCGAACTATTGCAGCCGTTCGTGCGGTTATTTGCAGGGCAAGCCGACCTCGCGCGCAGTTATGCATCAATTTTGGTCGCCGGTAAACACTCGTCGAAGGTGTTTGCCGAGCTCGCGACAGTGCTCAGACAAGAGATACAAACAGTGGTTTCTTGTCAACACGGTGGGTGCGCATCGGATCCCGAAGCTCGCGCGGTGGCGATTTACTTCGCCTACATCGGCATGCTCTTCACCTGGTCAGCCGACGGTAGTGTCGCCGGAGACGTGGCGAGCCCGAGTGAGGCTGCGGGGCTTAGCGATCTCCTGAGAACCACGCTCGCAGAGTCTTGTACCTGTAAGGAGGAGACGCGATGA
- a CDS encoding DoxX family protein, whose product MILLAQSWWIPAALAFILFADAIISIRPPAFIRACLDGVKLPREWWWMLIVIKLLGTAGLIVGIWVPGIGFAANTGVIVYFVCAAIAHLRAKFLKQEFWVNCLGMLLLSILALVFSYLV is encoded by the coding sequence ATGATCCTGCTCGCACAATCTTGGTGGATACCCGCTGCGCTCGCTTTCATATTGTTCGCCGACGCCATCATCTCGATTCGACCCCCGGCGTTTATTCGTGCGTGTCTCGACGGAGTCAAACTTCCTCGTGAGTGGTGGTGGATGCTCATCGTCATCAAGCTTCTCGGGACGGCCGGATTGATCGTGGGGATATGGGTTCCCGGCATTGGGTTTGCCGCTAACACCGGTGTGATTGTGTATTTCGTGTGTGCCGCGATCGCTCATTTGCGTGCGAAGTTCTTAAAGCAGGAGTTTTGGGTCAACTGCCTCGGCATGCTTCTGCTTTCGATTCTCGCGCTCGTTTTTTCGTATCTTGTTTAG
- a CDS encoding GyrI-like domain-containing protein — MTASAQAAKVDFKKELDAYQAKRGQFRVLDVPAMQFLMIDGHGDPNTAPEYAAALEALYPLAYKLKFASKRELGRDYVVMPLEGLWWADDMNSFTAGRDKSQWDWTMMIMVPDWIDAAMFAAARDQVAAKDGPARLDEVRLETLTEGQCVQTLHVGSYDDEAPLLEQMHTRFIPDNSLRMTGKHHEIYLGDPRKVAPEKLRTILRQPVAAM; from the coding sequence ATGACCGCGTCAGCACAGGCAGCGAAAGTCGACTTCAAAAAGGAGCTGGACGCCTACCAGGCGAAGCGTGGCCAGTTTCGGGTGCTAGATGTGCCAGCGATGCAGTTCCTCATGATCGACGGGCACGGCGATCCGAACACCGCGCCCGAGTACGCTGCCGCGCTAGAAGCGCTCTACCCGCTCGCCTACAAGTTAAAGTTCGCCAGCAAACGCGAGCTGGGGCGCGACTACGTCGTGATGCCGCTTGAGGGACTGTGGTGGGCTGACGACATGAACTCGTTTACCGCCGGGCGCGACAAGTCGCAGTGGGACTGGACGATGATGATCATGGTGCCGGATTGGATCGACGCGGCAATGTTTGCCGCGGCACGAGATCAGGTTGCGGCGAAAGACGGCCCCGCACGACTCGATGAGGTGCGACTCGAAACCCTCACCGAGGGCCAGTGCGTGCAGACCCTGCACGTGGGGTCATACGACGACGAGGCTCCCCTGCTCGAGCAGATGCACACTCGGTTCATCCCCGACAACAGCCTCCGCATGACGGGCAAACACCACGAGATCTATCTCGGCGACCCGCGCAAGGTCGCCCCTGAAAAGCTGCGCACGATCCTGCGCCAGCCTGTCGCTGCGATGTAG
- a CDS encoding DNA alkylation repair protein, which produces MSMTDELLGERSVTQLAEMLVAADPGSSFATTRQAASQLESLTLSERARAVARAILRDVSDDRDHLSRVVRSALQNDEFEGWVLWPVGLAASWSAVGAGSTAAFDNGMDLMRELTPRMTSEFAIRPLLLHDLERGISHMREWSNDPNWHVRRLASEGSRPLLPWGERLPLLVQDPAPTRPILDALYDDPEESVRRSVANHLNDHSRAHPEFTVSLVRGWQDQGGTHVERTSRHALRTLVKRGDVGALALLGFPPAQVRVSPIHLSATAVPPGGAVRFGAEVTNTGDDPANLVIDYVLSFPDSRGRERSKVFKITQRELKPGESTRLETGHSFKAITTRKYYPGNYAIALQVNGVPHERAEFTITDETSEEK; this is translated from the coding sequence GTGTCGATGACAGATGAGCTTCTTGGAGAGCGCAGCGTTACCCAGCTCGCGGAGATGCTGGTGGCCGCCGATCCCGGCAGCTCCTTTGCCACGACGCGACAAGCGGCAAGTCAGCTCGAATCGCTGACACTCAGTGAGCGCGCCAGAGCCGTTGCGCGAGCGATCCTGAGAGACGTGAGCGACGACCGGGATCACCTCTCGCGCGTCGTGCGCTCGGCACTGCAGAACGACGAGTTCGAAGGCTGGGTGCTGTGGCCCGTGGGGCTCGCCGCTTCGTGGAGCGCGGTTGGCGCAGGATCCACGGCGGCGTTCGACAACGGCATGGATTTGATGCGCGAGCTCACCCCGCGAATGACCTCGGAATTTGCGATTCGCCCCCTTCTGCTCCACGACCTTGAGCGCGGCATCAGTCACATGCGCGAGTGGTCAAACGACCCCAACTGGCACGTTCGGCGACTCGCTTCCGAGGGCAGTAGACCACTGCTGCCCTGGGGCGAGCGGTTGCCCCTCTTGGTTCAAGATCCCGCGCCGACCCGGCCGATCCTCGACGCACTATACGACGACCCCGAAGAGTCGGTGCGTAGATCCGTCGCGAACCACCTGAACGACCACAGTCGCGCTCACCCCGAATTCACCGTCTCACTCGTGCGAGGCTGGCAGGATCAGGGCGGAACCCACGTCGAACGAACCTCTCGACACGCACTCCGCACCCTCGTGAAGCGCGGCGATGTGGGGGCGCTTGCGCTGCTCGGTTTTCCGCCCGCGCAGGTGCGAGTCTCCCCGATCCACCTCTCGGCCACTGCTGTACCGCCTGGTGGCGCGGTGCGCTTCGGGGCGGAGGTGACAAACACGGGTGATGACCCGGCAAACCTTGTCATCGATTACGTGCTGTCGTTCCCCGATTCGCGCGGCCGCGAGCGTTCAAAGGTGTTTAAGATCACGCAGCGCGAGCTGAAACCGGGCGAGTCAACGCGGCTGGAGACGGGGCACTCCTTTAAGGCGATCACCACTCGCAAGTACTACCCGGGTAACTATGCAATCGCGCTTCAGGTCAACGGGGTGCCGCACGAGCGCGCAGAATTTACCATCACAGACGAAACCTCAGAGGAGAAGTGA
- a CDS encoding YdeI/OmpD-associated family protein translates to MSIQIQTTLEPHGPATAIELSDEQVAELAGGKRAAVIVTIGEKTARLRLGVMGGKNLIGLSKAARAELGVDIGDAISAVIALDEAPREVEVPADLAAALDADAKVRAAFDALPYTHRKEHVRAVEEAKKPETRLRRIESTVAMIRDSLQ, encoded by the coding sequence ATGAGCATTCAGATTCAGACCACCCTTGAACCGCACGGGCCGGCAACCGCGATTGAGCTCAGTGACGAGCAGGTTGCAGAACTCGCGGGTGGCAAACGAGCAGCTGTGATCGTGACGATCGGCGAGAAGACCGCCCGGCTTCGGCTCGGAGTCATGGGCGGCAAAAATCTCATCGGTCTGTCGAAGGCGGCCCGGGCAGAGCTCGGCGTCGATATTGGTGACGCAATTAGCGCCGTCATTGCACTGGACGAGGCTCCTCGCGAGGTTGAGGTTCCCGCAGACCTTGCGGCGGCGCTCGATGCCGACGCAAAGGTGCGCGCGGCGTTTGACGCACTTCCTTACACGCACCGCAAGGAGCACGTTCGGGCGGTTGAAGAAGCCAAAAAACCTGAGACACGACTGCGCCGCATTGAGTCCACTGTCGCAATGATCCGCGATTCACTTCAGTAG
- a CDS encoding SOS response-associated peptidase family protein, which produces MCATYGLGGGPHELGLTFDLPPMHEPESRELLAQWAREHRSKAAITGRHAKNLNPLIHEGYGKRTVELGWWWLHVGAEPAPFSAFNSRDDNLLAKWRDPLQRRAILPAHWYVEKGRTFAMPDDELFGIAAIVTPVAQADGQSLMTYSMVTRASLARAADVHPRMPLLLPREMHDTWLNPTQPGDAALVAEAVRASDDFAAEVVIISDPDSGATLV; this is translated from the coding sequence ATGTGCGCGACTTACGGACTTGGCGGAGGACCGCACGAGTTGGGCCTCACCTTCGACCTGCCGCCAATGCACGAACCCGAGAGTCGCGAACTCCTCGCTCAGTGGGCGCGCGAGCACCGCAGCAAAGCTGCCATCACCGGGCGCCACGCGAAGAACCTCAACCCGCTGATCCATGAGGGATACGGGAAGCGCACGGTTGAACTTGGCTGGTGGTGGCTGCACGTTGGAGCGGAGCCAGCGCCCTTCAGTGCGTTCAATTCCCGTGACGATAACCTGCTTGCGAAATGGCGCGACCCACTGCAGCGGCGCGCGATCCTGCCCGCCCACTGGTACGTCGAAAAAGGACGCACGTTTGCGATGCCAGATGATGAGTTGTTCGGGATCGCCGCGATTGTGACGCCGGTTGCCCAAGCAGACGGTCAGTCGCTCATGACGTACTCAATGGTGACCCGTGCCTCGCTCGCTCGTGCGGCCGACGTGCACCCGCGAATGCCGTTGCTGCTGCCGCGTGAGATGCACGACACCTGGTTAAACCCGACCCAACCCGGGGACGCGGCGCTCGTCGCCGAGGCCGTTCGTGCCTCCGACGATTTTGCGGCCGAAGTGGTGATTATTTCTGACCCCGATTCCGGGGCGACGCTAGTCTAA
- a CDS encoding dipeptidase — MSQQNEQSAIEAGVRDQVVAQFERTIDDLCALVRIPSVSWPAFDQAHVAESAQAIAGMLRETNIFDVVDVRQAPIEGQENAADPELGHPAVIARREARNGRPTVLLYAHHDVQPPGKDEDWQTPPFEPTLRDGRLYGRGAADDKAGVMSHVGAIRSLADALTALGEDLDLGIALFIEGEEEWASQSFGNFLRENRELLAADAIIVADSGNWDLNTPALTVALRGAVAFNLKIETLDRASHSGMFGGAVPDAMLATVRLLDTLWDADGAVAVEGLRDADLAVPEYSEARLREETGLLDGVSPIGTGDILSRIWAKPSISVTGIDAPDIANASNTLIPSTRVRISARIAPGQDPAEAFEAFKRHLQARAPFGAKLTFEDGDFGQAFQVDTSGWAVAEVRQAMADAWEREPVDIGVGGSIPFIAELVEEFPGAEILVTGVEDPDGRAHSPNESLHMETFRKSMLTEALFLARLNQRTR; from the coding sequence ATGAGTCAACAAAATGAGCAGAGTGCGATCGAAGCAGGGGTTCGAGATCAGGTCGTTGCGCAGTTTGAGCGCACGATTGACGATCTCTGTGCGCTAGTACGCATCCCTTCTGTGTCGTGGCCCGCATTTGATCAGGCTCACGTGGCAGAGAGTGCGCAGGCCATTGCTGGAATGCTGCGCGAAACGAACATCTTTGACGTTGTTGACGTGCGCCAGGCCCCGATTGAGGGGCAAGAAAACGCAGCAGACCCAGAGCTCGGTCACCCCGCGGTCATCGCGCGGCGCGAGGCTCGTAACGGTCGCCCCACCGTGCTGCTCTACGCCCACCACGACGTGCAGCCTCCCGGCAAAGACGAGGACTGGCAAACACCGCCCTTCGAGCCGACGCTTCGTGATGGCCGCCTCTACGGACGCGGTGCCGCCGATGACAAGGCAGGAGTCATGTCTCACGTGGGGGCGATCCGCTCGCTCGCAGACGCGCTTACCGCACTCGGTGAGGATCTGGATCTCGGCATCGCGCTCTTCATCGAGGGTGAAGAGGAGTGGGCTTCGCAGTCCTTCGGCAACTTCCTGCGCGAGAACCGCGAGCTGCTGGCAGCCGACGCGATTATCGTTGCTGACTCAGGCAACTGGGATCTGAACACCCCGGCGCTGACGGTGGCGCTGCGCGGAGCGGTCGCGTTCAACCTGAAGATTGAGACCCTTGATCGTGCTTCGCACTCGGGCATGTTCGGGGGAGCGGTTCCCGACGCGATGCTCGCGACCGTGCGTCTGCTCGACACGTTGTGGGACGCCGATGGTGCTGTTGCGGTTGAGGGATTGCGCGACGCGGATCTCGCGGTTCCCGAGTACAGCGAGGCGCGGTTGCGCGAAGAAACCGGACTGCTTGACGGCGTCTCTCCGATCGGCACGGGCGACATTTTGTCGAGGATCTGGGCGAAGCCCTCGATTTCGGTCACGGGCATTGATGCGCCGGATATTGCAAACGCCTCGAACACACTGATCCCGAGTACCCGCGTGCGCATCAGCGCGAGGATTGCCCCGGGGCAGGATCCTGCCGAGGCGTTTGAGGCGTTTAAGCGTCACCTGCAAGCCCGCGCTCCGTTCGGTGCCAAGCTCACGTTCGAAGACGGTGATTTTGGTCAGGCCTTCCAGGTCGATACCTCGGGCTGGGCCGTTGCAGAGGTTCGTCAGGCGATGGCGGATGCGTGGGAGCGGGAACCCGTCGACATCGGGGTTGGTGGATCCATCCCCTTCATCGCAGAGCTGGTCGAGGAGTTCCCCGGCGCCGAGATTTTGGTCACCGGCGTCGAGGACCCCGACGGGCGCGCGCACAGCCCGAACGAGTCGCTCCACATGGAGACCTTCCGCAAGTCGATGCTCACCGAAGCGTTGTTCCTTGCGCGCCTGAACCAGCGCACGCGCTGA
- the mscL gene encoding large conductance mechanosensitive channel protein MscL, with translation MFKGFKEFLLRGNVIDLAVAVVIGAAFNTVVQKVVDTLINPIIGMFFKADSLDGAMIVGLPGGGEIAFGALIGAIINFAIVAAVVYFVFVMPMNRLRKPTAEEPGVPTEQELLTEIRDLLQAQATTTKQ, from the coding sequence ATGTTTAAGGGGTTCAAAGAGTTTCTGCTTCGCGGGAACGTGATCGATTTGGCCGTCGCCGTGGTTATCGGCGCCGCGTTCAACACGGTCGTTCAGAAGGTCGTCGACACACTGATCAACCCGATTATCGGGATGTTCTTTAAGGCCGACTCACTGGACGGCGCGATGATCGTGGGGCTGCCCGGCGGCGGCGAGATCGCGTTTGGTGCACTCATCGGAGCAATCATCAACTTCGCGATTGTCGCTGCGGTTGTGTACTTCGTGTTTGTGATGCCAATGAACCGGCTGCGCAAACCGACCGCAGAAGAGCCGGGCGTGCCGACAGAACAGGAACTCCTCACCGAGATCCGCGATCTGCTGCAGGCTCAGGCCACAACGACCAAGCAGTAA
- a CDS encoding DUF4190 domain-containing protein — MSDPNTPEGSNPEQPAVPEQPIVPEQPAQPQQPAAPAQPTQEFPSAEQFPPAQSFPPAQPQQPAQPTQPTQPLQPAMTVQPPQGTQPGAYPGAGQPPAPPVAPGGYPGYQGVPQPTQTKGLAISALIVGIASLVLFLIPFIGILGGIAAVVLGILALKKAQSKGMSITGLITGGVAVLASAVVLILSLVIINSASDSLNKLSDDLQKSSEELNSATEDLPSYGDDSSSSDSSDDSSSSSSASGDHSPEFCAALDGVVKASGSSMSASEFSANLVAAYKTLSEISSPNQEVYKKMYTYMSDPAAAASNPDLESVTKDFSSAMIEDSMACM, encoded by the coding sequence ATGTCGGATCCAAACACACCCGAAGGCTCAAACCCGGAGCAGCCAGCTGTTCCTGAGCAGCCAATTGTTCCTGAGCAGCCTGCTCAGCCGCAGCAGCCAGCTGCCCCTGCACAGCCGACACAGGAGTTTCCTTCGGCAGAGCAGTTCCCACCGGCCCAGTCTTTCCCGCCGGCACAGCCGCAGCAGCCGGCTCAGCCAACACAGCCGACTCAGCCGCTTCAGCCCGCGATGACGGTTCAGCCACCCCAGGGCACGCAGCCGGGCGCATACCCCGGCGCAGGTCAGCCTCCGGCGCCTCCCGTTGCACCCGGCGGATACCCCGGTTACCAGGGTGTGCCCCAGCCGACGCAGACCAAGGGTCTTGCTATCTCCGCACTCATCGTTGGTATCGCCAGCCTGGTGCTGTTCTTGATTCCTTTTATCGGCATCCTCGGCGGTATCGCCGCCGTGGTGCTCGGCATTCTCGCACTCAAGAAGGCCCAGTCCAAGGGCATGTCGATCACCGGTCTGATCACCGGTGGCGTTGCGGTTCTCGCGTCCGCCGTGGTGCTGATCCTCTCGCTCGTGATTATCAACTCCGCCAGCGACAGCCTGAACAAGTTGTCGGACGACCTGCAGAAGTCGTCTGAAGAGCTCAACTCGGCTACCGAGGATCTGCCAAGCTACGGCGATGATTCGTCGTCCAGCGATTCCTCTGACGACTCAAGCAGCAGCTCTTCCGCGAGCGGGGATCACTCCCCCGAGTTCTGTGCAGCTCTCGATGGGGTTGTGAAGGCCAGCGGTTCGTCGATGTCGGCGAGCGAGTTCAGCGCGAACCTGGTCGCGGCCTACAAGACGCTGTCGGAGATCTCCAGCCCGAACCAGGAGGTCTACAAGAAGATGTACACCTACATGTCGGATCCTGCCGCTGCGGCGTCAAACCCCGATCTGGAGTCAGTTACCAAGGACTTCAGCAGCGCGATGATCGAAGATTCGATGGCCTGCATGTAA
- a CDS encoding GuaB1 family IMP dehydrogenase-related protein, with product MDFIGAMPTVDLTYSDVFLVPRRSEVRSRLDVTLSPGDGTSATLPLVASNMNSVTGPRLAAVLARRGGIAVLPQDMAIDEMERAIRWVKDQPVAFDTPLVLASTATAADALRLIPRAEGQSVVVADQPVPGEKLDARAVKGVLSASRLASVPDDARLGDLLHGAPALIEATELTDSRAAFDLVVAATNDDADAAESVCVVENGVLVGVLSRRSALRRTIYAPALDSDGRLIVAAAVGINGDAAAKARALAAAGANALVVDTAHGHQGGMLRALAAVADLSLGLPIVAGNIVTADGVRDLVAAGASILKVGVGPGAMCTTRMMTAVGRPQFSAVLETAQAARELGAHVWADGGVRYPRDVALALAAGASSVMIGSWFAGTAESPGELRTDENGRQFKESWGMASTKAVQGRFGGLDPYERARKELFAEGISSSKIYLDPQRPSVEDLVDMITSGLRSSFTYAGADSLQEFHLRAHVGLQSAAGYEEGKALPVSW from the coding sequence ATGGATTTTATTGGGGCCATGCCCACCGTTGACCTCACCTACTCCGATGTTTTTCTCGTACCGCGGCGTTCCGAGGTGCGCAGCCGACTTGATGTCACCCTTTCGCCCGGTGACGGCACGAGCGCAACGCTGCCTCTCGTCGCCTCGAACATGAACTCGGTAACGGGACCCCGACTCGCGGCCGTACTCGCTCGACGCGGTGGAATCGCTGTTCTGCCGCAGGACATGGCGATTGACGAGATGGAACGCGCGATCCGCTGGGTGAAGGATCAACCGGTCGCTTTTGACACCCCGCTTGTGCTCGCGTCAACCGCGACAGCGGCCGACGCCCTGCGCCTCATTCCGCGCGCCGAGGGGCAAAGCGTGGTGGTAGCGGATCAACCGGTGCCAGGAGAAAAGCTTGATGCGCGGGCGGTGAAGGGTGTGCTCTCAGCGAGCCGTCTCGCCTCGGTGCCCGATGACGCCCGGCTCGGAGACCTGCTGCACGGTGCGCCGGCACTGATCGAAGCCACAGAGCTGACGGATTCTCGCGCCGCCTTCGACCTTGTAGTAGCGGCCACAAACGACGACGCCGACGCTGCCGAGTCTGTGTGTGTCGTCGAAAACGGCGTCCTTGTCGGGGTGCTTTCACGTCGCTCTGCACTGCGGCGCACCATTTACGCCCCGGCGCTCGACTCTGACGGACGCCTGATCGTGGCGGCCGCCGTCGGTATCAACGGCGACGCGGCCGCAAAGGCGCGCGCGCTCGCGGCAGCCGGTGCGAACGCTCTGGTCGTTGACACAGCGCACGGCCACCAGGGTGGAATGTTGCGCGCACTCGCTGCCGTGGCCGACCTCTCGCTCGGGCTGCCGATTGTTGCGGGCAATATTGTGACGGCTGATGGGGTTCGGGATCTGGTTGCCGCGGGTGCGTCGATTCTCAAGGTGGGGGTTGGGCCCGGTGCGATGTGCACCACTCGCATGATGACCGCCGTTGGCCGCCCGCAGTTCTCTGCGGTGCTCGAAACCGCGCAGGCCGCCCGAGAGCTCGGAGCACACGTGTGGGCTGACGGAGGAGTGCGGTACCCGCGTGACGTAGCACTTGCGCTTGCTGCGGGGGCTTCCTCAGTGATGATCGGATCCTGGTTTGCGGGCACCGCCGAGTCCCCGGGCGAACTGCGAACCGACGAGAACGGCCGCCAGTTCAAAGAGTCGTGGGGCATGGCCTCCACCAAGGCAGTGCAGGGGCGTTTTGGCGGGCTCGACCCGTACGAGCGGGCACGCAAGGAGCTGTTTGCCGAGGGAATTTCTTCGTCGAAGATTTACCTCGACCCGCAGCGTCCCAGCGTCGAGGACCTCGTAGACATGATTACGTCGGGCCTGCGATCCTCCTTTACGTACGCGGGTGCCGACAGCCTGCAGGAGTTTCACCTGCGCGCCCACGTGGGACTGCAGTCGGCCGCGGGTTACGAAGAAGGTAAGGCGCTGCCCGTGAGTTGGTAG